AAGCTGTTCCGGCAGTGTCCCCAGATATCGCAGACTGAGGCCTGGCGCAAAACGCGCTGCAGGACTCCTGAATACATCTATCCGGGAATACGGACTGAGATATGTTGAGAGGTGCTCGGCCCCGGGGTGACTCAGGGACTGCTGAAGGCCCTTGTAGGGGGAAATTCTTATTTCGGTGAAAGAAGGAGAAACAACAAAAACCACAATGCATGCAGGGACAAGCAGCGACGAAATGCATTTCAGGTACTTGCCGCCGTTGAGAAATGCTGCAATGAATGCTGCAGAAGCAAGGAGAAAGACAACCCGGTCAGGTGAGAAAAACGTGAGAAGGCCTAGTATTCCGAGACACCCCATGCCTGCGCCAAGCAGGTCGGCGCCGTAAAGAAGGCTGCTTCTGCTGCTGAAAGATGACAAGGCCGTTGCGATGACCAGACCAGAGAAGAAAAACGGGACAGACAGGATGAGGTAGTACCCTGCAACATAGAAAATATGGGAACGTGACCACATGAGCTTCACAGGGTCAAACGGTATACGGTTTGCGATAGTGTAGCTTATGGCTATGGCGATACCGAGCAGAAGGCAATAGATACCGATGCGGGATGGTTTTTTCAGTCCGGGATACAGAGAGAGCGCTGTACCGCTGGCTCCGATACCGAGCATCGCGATGCTGATGACCATAAAAGCAAAGTGATACCAGAGTGAAATGGAAAAAATCCGTGTAAGGGCTATTTCATAGGCAAGGCTCGAGAAAGAACAGACAAGCACGGAGAAATATATTTTTTTTGATATGTTCATCCCTTAGGAAGATTATAGCCAAAAGAAAAGAGTTTTTTGCCTGCGGTTGCAGTAAAATACATTATGTCTTTCAGGGAAAGCTGCCCGGGCAGCAGGGAAATAAAAACACCGTATCCGGAAGAAATTACCTGTTTCTGGTGTGATACCATCTCGGAGATATGGTCAGATGAGGCAGAAATTGTATGCAAGGGATGCAGCAGGACCATTGCAAGGGATATGAACCCCACATGCATTGAATGGTGTCCGGCGGCCAAAGAGTGTCTAGGTAGCGAGAAATATGAGAGGCTCATGAGAAATCTGAAGAAACAGGAGGAAAATTCATCATGAGGTATGCAGCAGTTATCATTGCCGTAATGGTTTTGTGTTCCTTTTCAGGGATATGTACTGCACAGTCCTCTGAACAGAAGGAAAAAGATGCACAGGAAACCGCGCTGCGATGGCTGAAACTGGTGGACGAAGGAAAATACGGAGAAAGCTGGGAAACTGCTGCGCAATTATTCAAATCGGCTGTTCCGGGAGAACAGTGGAAAATGTCGCTGAATTCAGCAAGAAAGCCCCTTGGCAGGACCCTCGCAAGGAAACTTGTGTCAAGCCAATACAGTACCGAACTTCCAGGAGCCCCTGACGGTGAATACGTCGTTCTCCGATATGAGACCTCATTTGAAAACAAGAAGTCAGCTGTTGAAACGGTAACTCCAATGAAGGACAAGGATGGAAAATGGAGAGTGTCAGGGTATTACATTAAATAGAACGTCCTCAGACGCATCATATGCATAACATTACACGGTTTTTTTCCTACACACAGAGTTCATCTGCTTCTCTCTTGAGGTTCAGGGCGGTTCCGGCGTCAATTCCGCTTCTCCCCAAAAAGGCTTTTTCGTCCAGATCAGCAATATCTTTGGCAAGGATGATATTGTTCCGGAAAAGGGTTTCAATCGAGTTCTTTCTGATGGATGAGAGGATAGTTACCGGATAAAGCCTCCTGTTTTCGATCATTTTCTCAAGGCTTTCTTTTTCAGGGTATTTCCAGCTTACTATTTTCAATCCCACACATTCAGCGTATTTTATCGCATCGCTGCTGCAACGGGTATTGGTTACGAGCCAACCCTCCTTGATGATGAGGCGTTGCTCGGGAGATGACTCATACGCCTTTCTGATATCATTGAATCTCGAATTGACATAGAGCGCGATTTTCACATCGGTCGGGACGCCGCCGTTGCTGCGATACTTGCATTCGATGACGAAACCCCTGTTTTCCTTCACCGCAAGGACATCAATTTCGTGTGAGACACAGTATCCGCGGAGTATGCGGTTTACCTCAACGGAATACCCGTATTCCTTCAGTATCCTGCCGAAATATTTCTCGAACTGGTACCCTGAAGGACCCAGTGCATAGATCGCCTTTTTTATGGAATACCTCATGTCAGAGACACGGTTGTACTGTTTCAGGAGTCTTTTTGCCAACCTGAAGATATGTTTGGTATGGGACGCAGGACTCAGCTGATTTTCGACCTTTTCAGCGATTTCCTGCGCAATGCTCTCGGATGCCCCTGAACGGACAAGGGAATCGACGAGCTTTGTGATGTCGAATTCCTCGGATTTGCCTGATGCCTTAATGATCTGTAACGACATGAGTAGATTTTATCATATGAAGCAGTCATATGCGCGGAATCCGGGTACTTTTTTCTTCATACATGTTATTTCCTGCTGTAGAACCGTTTTTCCGGAAGTACGCTGTGCTGCTGGTACCAGATATCAATTTCGCTCTTTCTGAACCTGAGCTGTCCCTTGATTTTGACATGCGGTATTTCATTTGATCGGGTGAGATCGTAAATCCATTTTGTTGATACCTTCAGATAGTATGCCAGACTTCTGACGTTGAATATCTCGTCTTTTTCTGTTTTTCCTTTCTCCTCAGCAGCAAGAAGCGGCTTCAGTTTTTCGATCACCCGATCAGCGATCATATCCAGTATCTCGGGAGATATGTCTATTTCAATTTTCATCCTGCTCCGCCATTATGCACATATTATCATAATCCGGATAACGGGTATCAGCAGATATTGTCATGCAATTTCGAATGTATGTGCATAAGGACCGCGATCGAATCCCAGAGAGGCACATATGATCAGGACAGCTTCATAAATCCCTTGCTGATCATAATATCTCTTATTTTCTCAATATGCGCCTTTTCTTCGCCGAGTATTCTCTTCAGGAAAGAACTGGAACGCGAGCCCGACAGATGCGCTATTACATCGTTCGTAAACGTTTCTACCATGGTCTCTTCGAGTTTCAGCGCAAGCCTGCATGCTTCCTCGAAAGAGACCGGATTGAACTGGACGTGACTGTGTATGTTGTCGGCAAATTGTAACGTTTTTTCTATCAGCGGAACGGTTACGGGAAGGTCATGGACCTTCAGTCCGTTGAACAGTCCCTGAGACCCTGCATCAGCCAGAAACGATGAATGACCGATTTCATCATTGTACAAGTCTTCCCAGAAGGCTTTCTCTTCAGGAAACGCCCGCATGAAATTGCTGTATATCGAAGCTGCTGCCCTTTCGATTGCGATGCATCCTTTTATCAGGGTATGTATTTCCATATTCGGCCTTATTTAGGATTATATAGTAAATCAGGTGCTTAATCTAGAGATATTCGTTCCGTGCTGCAAGTCCGGAAAAACTGTGTGCCGGGAATGAAAAATTGTGGCAATTTACTCCAGTTTAAGCCATTATGTATGGTAAGCCTCAGGATTTGATACACAGCGTCCTGCCCTGAAGTGCAGCAACCTGACAGACTGGAGGTATCTGATGCAGAGAGAAAAGCCTGACAGACATGCGGACATTCTTCTGACTAACGGAATGGTCCTCACCATGGATTCTGATAATCGTATCATTGAAAACGGCGCAGTTGCCATAGAAAAGGATACAATTGCCGCAGTGGGAAATGCAGATGACATGGGAGCATGGACGTCATCACGCATTATTGACGCGGGTGGCGGAATCATCATGCCCGGACTGATAAACACCCATACCCATGCAGCAATGACGCTGTTCAGAGGGATTGCTGACGACCTTCCTCTCATGGATTGGCTGAATCATCATATATTTCCTGCCGAAGCCAGGCTCGACCGCCGTAAAGTCGGGTATGGTACAAAACTGGCGTGCGCGGAAATGATATTGTCGGGAACAACCTGCTTTTGCGACATGTACCTTTTTGAAGACGCGGTTGCAGATGCTGCGAGTGAAGCAGGCATGAGGGCGGTGGTGGGAGAGGTTCTCTATGACTTTCCCTCACCTCACTATGGTCCGATCGGACAGGGATTTGCGTTCACCAGGCAGCTTATTGAACGATGGAAAGGCGATCCCTTAATCGTTATTGCAGTTGAGCCGCACTCGCCCTATCTGTGCGCGCCTGAACTGCTGCAGACGGCTGCGTCCATCGCGCACGAACACAATCTCCCTCTCATCATGCATGTTTCCGAG
The window above is part of the Nitrospirota bacterium genome. Proteins encoded here:
- a CDS encoding DUF4019 domain-containing protein → MRYAAVIIAVMVLCSFSGICTAQSSEQKEKDAQETALRWLKLVDEGKYGESWETAAQLFKSAVPGEQWKMSLNSARKPLGRTLARKLVSSQYSTELPGAPDGEYVVLRYETSFENKKSAVETVTPMKDKDGKWRVSGYYIK
- a CDS encoding restriction endonuclease → MSLQIIKASGKSEEFDITKLVDSLVRSGASESIAQEIAEKVENQLSPASHTKHIFRLAKRLLKQYNRVSDMRYSIKKAIYALGPSGYQFEKYFGRILKEYGYSVEVNRILRGYCVSHEIDVLAVKENRGFVIECKYRSNGGVPTDVKIALYVNSRFNDIRKAYESSPEQRLIIKEGWLVTNTRCSSDAIKYAECVGLKIVSWKYPEKESLEKMIENRRLYPVTILSSIRKNSIETLFRNNIILAKDIADLDEKAFLGRSGIDAGTALNLKREADELCV
- a CDS encoding helix-turn-helix domain-containing protein encodes the protein MKIEIDISPEILDMIADRVIEKLKPLLAAEEKGKTEKDEIFNVRSLAYYLKVSTKWIYDLTRSNEIPHVKIKGQLRFRKSEIDIWYQQHSVLPEKRFYSRK
- a CDS encoding amidohydrolase, which encodes MQREKPDRHADILLTNGMVLTMDSDNRIIENGAVAIEKDTIAAVGNADDMGAWTSSRIIDAGGGIIMPGLINTHTHAAMTLFRGIADDLPLMDWLNHHIFPAEARLDRRKVGYGTKLACAEMILSGTTCFCDMYLFEDAVADAASEAGMRAVVGEVLYDFPSPHYGPIGQGFAFTRQLIERWKGDPLIVIAVEPHSPYLCAPELLQTAASIAHEHNLPLIMHVSETMSEISIMKERYGKTPVQYLADLGILSPNLLACHCVFLTDADISLLHAYGVKVSHNPESNMKLASGIAPVPALLRKGVCVGLGTDGCSSNNNLDLFLEMDTAAKLHKVDTSDPTVMNSRTVLRMSTIDGARALGLEEVTGSLEPGKKADIIVMNTAKPHLTPMYHPESHMVYAAKGSDVEMSVINGKVVMEKGRLLTIDIDEVMEEVNWIAKEISNGR